DNA from Nitrospira sp.:
TGCCGCAACTTTGGAATGTGTTATGCGGAGAGATGAGTCTGGTCGGACCCAGGCCGGAAGTGCAGCGGTTTGTGGATCTCTATACGGAGGAGGAAAAGGCCATCCTGTCTGTTCGGCCCGGCCTCACCGACTGGGCCAGTTTGTGGAATTTTGATGAGGGCGCTATCCTGCAAGGCAGTTCCGATCCCGATCACACCTATTGCGAATTGATACGTCCAAAGAAATTGCGACTCCAACTGGCCTATGTGCGTCAAGCCGGCTTTTGGACGGACTTTTGCATCCTGCTCCACACTATTGCTACGGTGCTATTTCGCGTGAGGCCGCGTGAGGCCGGAACGTTGGAGATCCCCTGATGCATCTGCAGGACGGAGGTACGCGCCGGTTGTCGTCAGAACGATTGACGCTGTTCCTCTACGAGATGCTCCGCATTCGCGCAACCGAGGAACGCATCGGGCAACTCGTCGAGAGTCGGGAAATCAAGACCCCCTGTCATCTGTCCATCGGCCAAGAAGCGATACCGGTTGGTGTCTGTGCCGCGTTGCGTCAGGACGATACAGTCTGGGGCGGCCACCGCTCGCACGGGCATTACCTGGCGAAGGGCGGAGATCTGAATGCCATGATGGCGGAGGTCTTCGGGAAAGCGACCGGCTGCGCCGGTGGTCGAGGAGGGTCCATGCATCTGGCGGCCCCGGCGCAGGGAATTTTCGGAACCGTCCCGCTCGTTGCGGCCACCATTCCCATGGCGGTCGGCGCAGCCCTCTCGGCAAAGTTGCGTGGGACGGATGAGGTCGCCGTGGCATTTTTCGGAGACGGTGCGACGGACGAGGGGCATTTTCACGAATCGCTCAATCTGGCGGCACTCTATCGCCTCCCGGTCCTGTTCGTCTGTGAGAACAACCTCTACTCGACTCACATGATGTTGAACGAACGACGGGTGAAGGACAATATCGTCGAGAGTGCCGCGCTCCATGGGTTTCCAGGCCTGGTGGTCGATGGGAATGACGCAGTCGCCGTGTATCAGGCCACCTACCAGGCGATGGAACGAGCAAGAACAGGAGAAGGCCCGACATTGCTGGAATGCCGGACCTATCGCTGGCGAGGACATGTGGGGCCAGCGCTGGACCTTGAAGTTGGACAGAATCGACAGCAGGATCTGGCGGAATGGATGCAGAAGGATCCGATCATGCGCCTGCGGGAACGATTGCGGGAGGAAGGCCTCTCCGATGCGGACTTCAGCGAAATCGAGCGACGGATCGCTGATGAAGTCGATGCGGCCGTGAACTTTGCGCGCCGGTCGCCTTACCCGGACGAAAGTGATTTGCTCCATCACGTCTATGTCTCACGACGAGGAGCCTAAACGCATGCGGGAACTGACCTACGCGCAAGCCATCCGCGAGGCCCATGCGCAACTCCTGGCAGAGGACCCGCGGGTCTTCCTGATCGGGCAGGGTGTCTGGAATCCCTGGTATGCGGGAACGAGCCTGCAGGATCTCGACAAGGAATTCGGCCGAGCGCGCGTGATGGATTCTCCCGTCTCTGAAAATGCCACCACCGGCGCGGCGATCGGGGCGGCCATCACAGGGATGCGCCCCATTGTGTTTCACCCGCGGATGGATTTCATGCTGTTGGCGGTGGACCCCATCATCAACCAGGCGGCCAATTGGTCCTACCTGTTCGCGGGGCAGGTCTCGGTGCCGGTCGTGATCCGAGCGGTCATCAATCGGGGAGGCGAGCAGGGGGCGCAACATTCACAAGCGTTACAGGCGTTGTTTGCTCATGTGCCGGGATTGAAAGTGGTGATGCCTGCTACTCCCTCTGATGCCAAGGGATTGCTCATTGCCGCGGTGAATGACGGGAACCCAGTGCTATATCTGGACGATCGTTGGCTGTATGAGCGGCGGGGATACGTCCCGGAACCCCTGTACCAAGTCCCTCTTGGAAAGGCCGCCCTCCGCCGGTCGGGAAAGGACGTGACCGTCGTGGCCACCTCCTGTATGGCGGCAGAATCGCTGGATGCCGCACGAGTGCTTGAGGCGCGGGGGGTCGATGCCGAAGTGATCGATCTGCGGACCATCAAACCTTGGGATCGGGATACGGTGTTTTCGTC
Protein-coding regions in this window:
- a CDS encoding Undecaprenyl-phosphate galactosephosphotransferase codes for the protein MKRPFDFVCAVAGLILLSPLLVVIALTITLHDGGAPFYRGWRVGLSGRPFRMLKFRTMRPDAERSGVTSTANDDSRVTRIGSLLRRYKLDELPQLWNVLCGEMSLVGPRPEVQRFVDLYTEEEKAILSVRPGLTDWASLWNFDEGAILQGSSDPDHTYCELIRPKKLRLQLAYVRQAGFWTDFCILLHTIATVLFRVRPREAGTLEIP
- a CDS encoding acetoin dehydrogenase E1 component alpha-subunit — translated: MHLQDGGTRRLSSERLTLFLYEMLRIRATEERIGQLVESREIKTPCHLSIGQEAIPVGVCAALRQDDTVWGGHRSHGHYLAKGGDLNAMMAEVFGKATGCAGGRGGSMHLAAPAQGIFGTVPLVAATIPMAVGAALSAKLRGTDEVAVAFFGDGATDEGHFHESLNLAALYRLPVLFVCENNLYSTHMMLNERRVKDNIVESAALHGFPGLVVDGNDAVAVYQATYQAMERARTGEGPTLLECRTYRWRGHVGPALDLEVGQNRQQDLAEWMQKDPIMRLRERLREEGLSDADFSEIERRIADEVDAAVNFARRSPYPDESDLLHHVYVSRRGA
- a CDS encoding acetoin dehydrogenase E1 component beta-subunit, producing MRELTYAQAIREAHAQLLAEDPRVFLIGQGVWNPWYAGTSLQDLDKEFGRARVMDSPVSENATTGAAIGAAITGMRPIVFHPRMDFMLLAVDPIINQAANWSYLFAGQVSVPVVIRAVINRGGEQGAQHSQALQALFAHVPGLKVVMPATPSDAKGLLIAAVNDGNPVLYLDDRWLYERRGYVPEPLYQVPLGKAALRRSGKDVTVVATSCMAAESLDAARVLEARGVDAEVIDLRTIKPWDRDTVFSSVGKTGRLVIADAAWLSGGIAAEIAATVVGELFHALQAPIIRVCLPDAPAPSSSFLEQAYYIGADDIVVAVEKVLR